A genomic segment from Spongiibacter sp. IMCC21906 encodes:
- a CDS encoding histidine phosphatase family protein — translation MKTLYLLRHAKSDWNGDKKLDDAQRPLSKRGKRDCQLIANELEQQKRRFNKVYCSSAIRARETLARFQAESSVFDDADINIQDELYTFDASALLNTLKELPQEQDNAVVIGHNPAMAELAEQLCDGSIGHVGTATFIELHANVEYWDQLRGDCAKLVEILRPKYFR, via the coding sequence ATGAAAACTCTCTACCTGTTACGACACGCAAAATCCGACTGGAACGGCGACAAAAAGCTCGATGATGCGCAGCGACCGCTAAGCAAACGCGGCAAACGTGATTGCCAACTCATCGCCAATGAACTTGAACAGCAAAAACGCCGCTTCAATAAGGTTTACTGTAGTTCTGCCATCAGAGCCAGAGAAACCCTGGCTCGATTTCAAGCAGAGTCTTCCGTGTTTGACGATGCTGACATCAATATTCAAGACGAGCTGTATACCTTTGATGCATCCGCACTGCTAAACACCCTCAAAGAGCTCCCCCAAGAACAAGACAATGCCGTTGTGATTGGCCACAATCCCGCTATGGCCGAACTCGCCGAGCAACTGTGCGACGGCAGCATTGGCCACGTCGGCACCGCAACATTTATAGAACTTCACGCCAACGTAGAATACTGGGATCAACTTCGAGGAGACTGCGCCAAGCTTGTCGAGATTTTACGGCCCAAGTATTTTCGCTAA
- a CDS encoding RnfH family protein gives MDNKTLHVEVAYALPDRQRIVALELNEACTVRDAARRAGLQNQFPELDIESADLGVFGKVVTKPEQQLVEDGDRVEIYRPLIADPKEVRKQRAARVKAEKAQAQK, from the coding sequence ATGGACAATAAAACCCTTCATGTTGAGGTGGCCTATGCGCTACCTGACCGGCAGCGTATTGTCGCGCTTGAGCTAAACGAAGCGTGTACGGTAAGAGATGCCGCCAGGCGCGCTGGCTTGCAGAATCAGTTTCCGGAGTTGGATATTGAGTCGGCAGACTTGGGCGTGTTTGGCAAGGTCGTGACTAAGCCAGAGCAGCAGCTGGTTGAAGACGGAGACAGGGTAGAGATTTACCGCCCGCTGATTGCCGACCCCAAGGAGGTTCGCAAGCAGCGAGCAGCACGAGTCAAAGCCGAAAAAGCCCAGGCTCAGAAATAA
- the smpB gene encoding SsrA-binding protein SmpB produces the protein MSKKKPNASSGTIALNKRARHDYSISDRYEAGVSLQGWEVKSLRESKVQITDTYVVLKDDEAFLIGMNISPLLSASTHFVTDPIRTRKLLLHRKELDKLFEATQQKGYTCVCTALYWKKHLIKAEIGLAKGKKDHDKRETEKSRDWDRQKQRLLRQNNA, from the coding sequence ATGAGTAAAAAGAAACCTAATGCATCAAGCGGCACTATCGCCCTAAACAAACGCGCGCGACACGACTACAGCATCAGCGACCGCTACGAAGCTGGCGTGTCCCTGCAAGGCTGGGAAGTAAAAAGCCTGCGAGAAAGCAAAGTGCAAATCACTGACACTTACGTGGTGTTAAAAGATGATGAAGCTTTTTTGATCGGCATGAATATAAGCCCTCTGCTTAGCGCGTCGACCCACTTTGTCACTGACCCCATTCGCACCCGCAAGCTGCTGCTGCACCGCAAAGAGCTGGACAAGCTGTTTGAAGCCACCCAGCAAAAAGGCTACACCTGCGTGTGCACCGCACTGTACTGGAAGAAGCATCTCATTAAAGCAGAGATAGGACTGGCCAAAGGCAAAAAGGACCACGACAAACGGGAAACCGAAAAATCCCGGGACTGGGACCGACAGAAGCAGCGCTTGCTGCGCCAAAATAACGCCTAA
- the recN gene encoding DNA repair protein RecN: protein MLTHLSISNYAITERLEIELNKGMTVLTGETGAGKSIMLDALGLALGDRADSSIVRTGADRADIHATFDISNIPAAKQWLEQRELISGDDCLLRRVITSEGRSRGFINGQPSTLQDMRELGGRLIDIHSQHAHQSLLKKPYQRRLLDAFSQSSQLCDSAHQHYLEYQSVSKTLDKLENQQAEHHAQEQLLRYQLDELERLGLHTGEVEELESLQQQLANAEQILSANHHSLALCKEGEVNALGVIHQALSSLQSGDYQHPAQANASQLLETAKIQIEEAARELQQVIDATEVDPGRLQEVEERLDSIYQTARKHKIQPEELIALQQNLSEQLDGLDASDEKLDQLRKQRDQALRDYQKTASALSDKRAKGAAKMKKEVEKQLSALAMKHCQLELALSTLEKDQAHPYGQEEVEILLSTNPGAPKGPLNKIASGGELSRISLAIQVVTAQVAAVPTVVFDEVDVGIGGATAEVVGQLLNTLGTRSQVLCVTHQAQVASQGDHHIRVQKVGDSKKLRTELSHLSSDEKIEEIARMLGGIAITENTLAHAKEMLGTQH, encoded by the coding sequence ATGCTGACCCATCTGAGCATCAGTAACTACGCTATTACCGAGCGGTTAGAAATTGAACTAAACAAAGGTATGACTGTACTGACCGGCGAAACCGGCGCAGGTAAGTCGATTATGCTCGATGCCCTGGGCCTGGCGCTGGGTGACCGGGCAGATAGCAGTATTGTCCGCACTGGGGCAGATCGGGCAGATATTCACGCCACCTTTGATATCAGCAACATTCCAGCTGCGAAGCAGTGGCTAGAACAACGCGAGCTGATCAGCGGCGACGACTGCCTGCTGCGCCGAGTCATCACCAGCGAGGGACGCTCCCGAGGCTTCATTAATGGCCAGCCAAGCACCCTGCAAGACATGCGAGAATTGGGCGGCCGGCTCATCGACATTCACAGCCAACACGCCCACCAATCGCTGCTAAAAAAACCTTATCAACGCCGCTTGCTGGATGCCTTTTCCCAATCAAGCCAGCTCTGCGACAGCGCGCATCAACATTATCTTGAATACCAGAGCGTCAGCAAAACCCTGGACAAACTAGAAAACCAGCAGGCCGAGCACCACGCCCAAGAACAACTGCTACGCTACCAGCTCGACGAGCTTGAGCGGCTGGGACTGCACACCGGCGAAGTTGAAGAACTGGAATCCCTCCAACAGCAGCTGGCCAATGCCGAGCAAATTCTCAGCGCCAACCACCACAGCTTGGCGCTGTGTAAAGAAGGCGAGGTCAATGCACTGGGAGTCATACACCAAGCCTTGTCATCACTGCAAAGCGGCGATTATCAACACCCCGCACAAGCCAACGCTTCGCAATTACTGGAAACCGCAAAAATTCAAATTGAAGAAGCGGCAAGGGAGCTGCAACAGGTTATTGATGCCACCGAAGTCGACCCCGGCCGACTACAAGAAGTCGAAGAACGACTGGACAGCATTTACCAAACCGCCCGCAAACACAAAATCCAGCCTGAAGAACTGATCGCGCTACAGCAAAACCTCAGCGAGCAGCTCGACGGACTCGACGCCAGCGATGAAAAACTCGATCAGCTGCGCAAACAGCGAGACCAAGCCTTACGCGACTACCAGAAGACGGCATCAGCTCTCAGCGACAAACGCGCCAAAGGCGCTGCCAAAATGAAAAAAGAAGTTGAAAAACAGCTTTCTGCACTGGCCATGAAGCACTGCCAGTTGGAGCTAGCGTTATCCACCTTAGAGAAAGACCAAGCCCACCCCTACGGCCAAGAAGAAGTCGAAATTCTGCTGAGCACGAACCCCGGCGCACCCAAAGGGCCTCTCAACAAAATTGCCTCTGGTGGCGAATTGTCTCGAATCAGCCTGGCCATCCAAGTGGTGACCGCTCAAGTTGCCGCCGTCCCTACCGTGGTTTTTGACGAAGTAGATGTCGGTATCGGCGGCGCCACGGCAGAAGTCGTCGGCCAGCTACTGAACACCCTAGGCACCCGCAGCCAAGTTTTATGCGTAACGCACCAAGCCCAGGTTGCCAGTCAGGGCGACCACCATATTCGCGTACAAAAAGTGGGGGACAGCAAAAAGCTGCGCACTGAGCTTAGTCACTTGAGCAGTGATGAAAAAATCGAGGAAATAGCCAGAATGCTCGGTGGTATTGCCATTACCGAAAACACCCTGGCCCATGCCAAAGAAATGCTGGGTACCCAACACTAA
- a CDS encoding sodium-dependent transporter, which produces MLLLGWQKRVGSGKKTAASKKGFCHPMALKKRKVQGIWSSRWTFLAAATALAMGLGDYWRTPFEMGEYGGGLYLLAYCGFLLLVMLPVAVAEVRIAVRGRANPVHSVDQLVHFAKASRHWVLLPQMAAVAALLLAANYSVVAGWLLAYIPKLPAEHMAAASLETVADEFQMLMSSPEQMRFWQRVFIAAAVALSSLSVIRGMAVALRVLLPVMIIALLFVVYYAYSLGDFAGALSWLFDFRWDDFGWQGVFSALRQSFYTLSIATGALMAYGAYFPSGRSVSRQLFSLAFLDTALMLLGGFAVLALVLDQHIVAGPGPSLLFISLPYTFVNLAFGDIFGVATYLMLSILALTTVVALLEPSVAYLVERWRLSRWAAALCAGSVLLLLGDISISSLAPDSELQWASLSFMEYLDIVAAHILLPLCGFCFVMFAAWRVPKRVYGVRDHWLDNGFFWLWQALLRYIAPPALLAVLVVGLYQRVA; this is translated from the coding sequence ATGTTGTTGCTTGGCTGGCAAAAGCGAGTGGGCTCAGGTAAAAAGACCGCTGCTTCAAAGAAAGGATTTTGCCACCCCATGGCATTGAAAAAACGCAAGGTACAAGGAATTTGGTCCAGCCGTTGGACTTTTCTCGCGGCAGCCACGGCATTGGCCATGGGGCTGGGGGACTATTGGCGAACGCCATTTGAAATGGGCGAGTACGGCGGTGGTCTGTATTTATTGGCATATTGCGGATTTTTACTTTTGGTTATGTTGCCGGTGGCGGTGGCGGAAGTGCGCATTGCTGTGCGGGGGCGGGCTAACCCGGTTCACTCGGTCGACCAGCTGGTGCATTTTGCCAAGGCCAGTCGCCACTGGGTCTTGTTGCCGCAAATGGCTGCGGTGGCGGCACTGTTGTTGGCGGCTAATTACAGCGTGGTTGCTGGCTGGTTGTTGGCGTATATCCCTAAACTTCCCGCCGAGCATATGGCCGCTGCCAGTTTAGAAACCGTCGCCGACGAATTTCAAATGTTAATGAGCTCGCCAGAGCAAATGCGCTTTTGGCAGCGAGTGTTTATTGCTGCTGCGGTGGCCCTGTCTTCTTTGAGCGTGATTCGAGGCATGGCCGTGGCGCTGCGGGTTTTGCTGCCGGTGATGATTATTGCCTTGTTATTTGTGGTGTATTACGCCTATAGCTTGGGGGATTTTGCCGGCGCATTAAGCTGGCTGTTTGATTTCCGTTGGGATGACTTTGGTTGGCAGGGGGTATTTTCGGCGCTCCGGCAGTCTTTTTATACCTTGAGTATCGCCACCGGTGCATTAATGGCGTATGGCGCGTATTTTCCTTCGGGCCGTTCCGTCTCAAGACAGCTTTTTTCGTTAGCGTTTTTAGATACTGCACTGATGCTGCTGGGGGGATTTGCGGTATTAGCGCTAGTGCTGGACCAGCATATCGTTGCCGGTCCAGGGCCCTCATTGCTGTTTATTAGCTTGCCCTACACGTTTGTGAATCTTGCCTTTGGCGATATTTTTGGTGTTGCCACGTATTTAATGCTGTCCATTCTCGCGCTGACGACGGTGGTGGCCCTGTTGGAGCCGTCGGTGGCTTATTTGGTTGAGCGTTGGCGCCTGAGTCGTTGGGCGGCAGCTCTGTGCGCTGGTAGCGTGCTGTTGCTGTTGGGCGATATCTCTATCAGTTCTCTGGCGCCAGACAGCGAGCTGCAATGGGCGTCGCTGAGTTTTATGGAATATCTAGACATTGTGGCAGCCCATATTTTGCTGCCATTGTGTGGCTTTTGTTTTGTCATGTTTGCCGCATGGCGAGTGCCAAAGCGGGTTTACGGTGTGCGAGATCACTGGTTGGATAATGGCTTTTTTTGGCTATGGCAGGCTTTGTTGCGGTATATTGCGCCGCCAGCATTACTGGCCGTGTTAGTGGTCGGCCTTTATCAGCGAGTGGCTTGA
- a CDS encoding type II toxin-antitoxin system RatA family toxin, whose amino-acid sequence MTEIRRSALLPYPADLIYNLINDVKAYPEFMDGCTGAEVLRQDEDMMEARLDLARAGIRLSFTTLNTLEPPRRVGLKLLDGPFDSLEGEWLLLPLSEAACKVTLQLRFSLAGKLVGAATKQLFNSVANNLVDAVVKRAKELHGQ is encoded by the coding sequence ATGACAGAAATCCGCCGTAGTGCATTGCTGCCGTACCCTGCGGACCTGATCTACAATTTGATCAATGACGTGAAGGCTTACCCTGAGTTTATGGATGGCTGCACTGGCGCTGAAGTGCTTCGTCAAGATGAAGATATGATGGAGGCCAGGCTGGATTTGGCCCGGGCGGGTATCCGTTTGAGCTTTACCACCCTCAATACCCTGGAACCGCCCCGTCGGGTTGGTTTGAAGTTGCTTGATGGTCCCTTCGATAGCCTAGAGGGCGAGTGGCTGTTATTACCGCTAAGTGAGGCTGCCTGTAAAGTGACCCTGCAGTTACGTTTTTCGCTGGCGGGGAAATTGGTTGGTGCCGCGACTAAACAGCTGTTTAATTCGGTGGCAAATAATTTAGTAGATGCGGTTGTGAAAAGGGCTAAGGAGTTACATGGACAATAA
- the grpE gene encoding nucleotide exchange factor GrpE produces MAEEQDKNPIEDEAQLEPEAPEEAVESNEELSLEAQLEAAKQEAADAKEQALRAAAEAQNARRRAEKDAENAKKFALEKFAGDMLTVVDNLDRALSSADRSNDDLKPMLEGVDLTLKGLTDALAKHNVEAVDPTGEPFNPEYHQAMAMVPSPDAEPNTVIEVMQKGYTLNGRLLRAAMVVVAKAP; encoded by the coding sequence GTGGCTGAGGAGCAAGACAAAAACCCAATTGAAGACGAAGCTCAACTTGAGCCAGAGGCCCCGGAAGAGGCCGTGGAATCCAACGAAGAGTTGAGCCTTGAGGCGCAGCTGGAGGCCGCTAAACAAGAAGCGGCAGACGCGAAAGAGCAGGCGCTGCGCGCCGCTGCTGAAGCGCAAAATGCTCGGCGTCGGGCAGAGAAAGATGCCGAAAATGCCAAGAAGTTTGCCCTTGAGAAATTTGCCGGTGACATGCTGACGGTGGTGGATAACTTGGATCGAGCGCTTTCATCTGCGGATCGGAGCAATGACGACCTAAAGCCGATGCTGGAAGGGGTTGATCTGACCTTAAAGGGATTAACCGATGCGTTGGCAAAACATAATGTTGAGGCGGTTGACCCGACTGGCGAGCCTTTTAATCCTGAATATCACCAAGCGATGGCAATGGTGCCCAGCCCTGATGCTGAGCCCAATACTGTTATCGAAGTGATGCAGAAAGGTTACACCCTCAATGGTCGCTTGCTGAGAGCGGCGATGGTGGTGGTGGCTAAGGCCCCCTAA
- the fur gene encoding ferric iron uptake transcriptional regulator, whose protein sequence is MSLENQELRKAGLKVTLPRVKILQLLEQAETETQHFSAEDVYRALMESGEDVGLATVYRVLTQFEAAGLVVRHNFEAGHSVFELAKGEHHDHIVCMETGTVVEFYDEVIERRQKELVKEHGFELVDHSLVLYVRPKAK, encoded by the coding sequence ATGTCACTAGAAAATCAGGAGCTACGTAAAGCCGGTTTAAAGGTGACACTGCCTCGGGTCAAGATTTTGCAGTTGCTTGAGCAAGCTGAGACCGAGACTCAGCACTTTAGTGCCGAGGATGTTTATCGGGCTTTGATGGAGTCGGGTGAAGATGTTGGTTTGGCCACGGTCTATCGTGTGTTAACTCAATTTGAAGCCGCGGGACTGGTGGTGCGCCACAATTTTGAAGCGGGGCATTCGGTTTTTGAGTTGGCAAAAGGCGAACATCACGATCATATTGTTTGCATGGAAACCGGTACAGTCGTTGAGTTTTATGACGAAGTTATTGAGCGGCGACAGAAGGAGCTGGTAAAAGAGCATGGCTTTGAGCTGGTTGATCACAGTCTGGTTCTCTATGTGCGCCCCAAGGCAAAGTAA
- a CDS encoding outer membrane protein assembly factor BamE, producing the protein MLRRFAITSLLITLGACSSFEFPGAYKLAIDQGNIITGEMVSQLEVGMSRSQVEYVLGTPLIRDTFSPNRWDYLYTLDEREGKVDRNQLSVFFENDRVARFDTNVKPEDEKPPAKAPEELLEDAEDAADDAEE; encoded by the coding sequence ATGCTAAGACGTTTTGCCATAACAAGCCTATTGATAACTCTTGGCGCTTGTAGCTCCTTTGAGTTTCCCGGCGCGTATAAACTGGCCATTGACCAAGGCAACATTATTACTGGTGAAATGGTGTCACAACTGGAAGTTGGCATGAGCCGCAGCCAAGTTGAATACGTACTGGGAACACCGTTAATTCGCGACACGTTCTCGCCAAACCGTTGGGACTATTTGTATACCCTTGACGAGCGAGAAGGCAAAGTGGACCGCAATCAACTCAGCGTATTCTTTGAGAATGACCGGGTCGCCCGCTTTGATACCAACGTTAAACCCGAAGATGAAAAGCCGCCAGCAAAAGCACCAGAAGAACTGCTAGAAGATGCAGAAGACGCTGCTGACGACGCCGAAGAATAA